A stretch of Aphanothece sacrum FPU1 DNA encodes these proteins:
- a CDS encoding DUF924 family protein has protein sequence MNDEFGLFCQFTDVLDFWFGKPDHKDYGKPNKDWFIKDSTFDEKIKLRFLSTYEKAASHKLDDWKNSPLSCLALILLLDQFPRNMFREQPQAFATDSQALEIAKYAIFQQFDCQFLAVQRWFIYLPFEHSENLSHQHQAIALFSTLQSDPYSTQAIESAYHHLNIIEQFGRFPHRNSILDRISTSEEIEFLEKPDSSF, from the coding sequence ATGAACGATGAATTTGGACTTTTTTGTCAATTTACTGATGTTTTAGATTTTTGGTTTGGTAAACCTGATCACAAAGATTACGGAAAGCCTAATAAAGATTGGTTTATTAAAGATTCAACCTTTGACGAAAAAATAAAATTACGCTTTCTTTCAACTTATGAAAAAGCCGCTTCTCATAAACTAGATGATTGGAAAAATTCCCCCTTAAGTTGTTTAGCATTAATTTTACTTTTAGATCAATTTCCGCGTAATATGTTTCGTGAGCAACCTCAAGCATTTGCTACCGATTCTCAAGCTTTAGAAATCGCTAAATATGCTATTTTTCAGCAGTTTGATTGTCAATTTTTAGCTGTACAACGTTGGTTTATTTATCTGCCTTTTGAACATAGTGAAAATTTGAGTCATCAACATCAGGCGATAGCCTTATTTTCTACCCTTCAAAGTGATCCATATAGTACGCAGGCAATTGAGTCTGCTTATCATCATCTCAATATTATTGAACAGTTCGGAAGATTTCCTCATCGTAATTCTATTTTAGACAGAATTAGTACCTCAGAAGAAATAGAATTTTTAGAGAAACCTGACTCATCATTTTAA
- a CDS encoding ABC transporter ATP-binding protein yields the protein MTIFSSNPKSKPLIHKPQNDRLLILKLAPYVRRNPNLLILSLILLFPLSISGAIQPLIIGQAVSLLRQESAWSFLEKLPLAEAIQVLIFILLATIILRLICAASQGFIVQKLGQKITAEVRNDLFTHVTSLDSSFFDRTPVGRLVTRLTSDVEALGDVFASGAIGVLSDFISILVIIITMFILQWQLSLLLMLMLIPIAGLIVYFQQQYRKANYQSREKLSDLNSMLQENVTGINIVQLFRREQFNAELFRHINQQYRNSVDKTIFHDSAVSATLEWISLVAIGGVLWLGGIFILNETITFGTLSAFILYSQRLFNPLRQFADKFTMFQSGFTGIERISELMNEPINIVEAKHNIQSLETLNKSEISGEIRFENVWFGYKKDEFVLKNLDFIIPPGEKIALVGPTGAGKSSIIRLLCRLYEPSKGRILIDGIDIRDIPKVELRQYIGMIFQDSFLFAGDVKRNITLGEDYSFEQIKEAARLTNVDKLIEDLPQGYNSQLRERGTNLSGGQKQLLAFARVAIRQPRVLILDEATASLDVGTEALIQEALDNLLVNKTAIIIAHRLSTVRNVDHILVLKQGEIVESGTHDELVNQNGLYKGLYQLQMMGISEL from the coding sequence ATGACTATTTTTTCCTCTAATCCTAAGTCAAAACCTTTGATCCATAAGCCTCAAAATGATAGACTGCTAATTTTAAAACTAGCTCCTTATGTACGTCGAAATCCTAATTTATTGATTCTGTCCCTTATTTTATTATTCCCCTTATCTATTTCAGGAGCTATTCAACCCTTAATTATTGGACAAGCGGTTTCTTTATTACGTCAAGAGTCTGCTTGGAGTTTTCTAGAAAAACTTCCTTTAGCTGAGGCGATACAAGTCTTAATTTTTATCTTATTAGCAACAATTATTCTCCGTTTAATTTGTGCAGCTTCTCAAGGATTCATTGTTCAAAAATTAGGTCAAAAAATTACGGCAGAGGTTCGTAATGATTTATTTACTCATGTTACCTCTTTAGATTCCAGTTTCTTTGATCGTACCCCTGTCGGACGTTTAGTAACTCGTCTAACCAGTGATGTAGAAGCATTAGGCGATGTATTTGCTAGTGGTGCTATTGGGGTTTTAAGTGATTTTATTTCTATCTTAGTAATCATTATTACTATGTTTATTTTGCAATGGCAATTATCTCTTTTATTGATGTTAATGTTAATTCCTATTGCCGGACTAATTGTTTATTTTCAACAACAATATCGTAAAGCAAATTATCAATCTAGAGAAAAATTATCAGATCTCAATTCTATGTTACAAGAAAATGTAACCGGAATTAATATTGTTCAACTCTTTCGTAGAGAACAGTTTAATGCTGAATTATTTCGTCATATTAATCAACAATATCGAAATTCGGTAGATAAAACAATTTTTCATGATTCGGCAGTTTCTGCTACTTTAGAATGGATTAGTTTGGTAGCTATTGGGGGAGTTCTTTGGTTAGGAGGTATTTTTATTCTCAACGAAACTATTACCTTTGGAACTCTTTCTGCTTTTATTCTCTATTCACAAAGACTGTTTAATCCCTTGCGCCAATTTGCGGATAAATTTACCATGTTTCAATCAGGATTTACCGGAATTGAAAGAATTAGTGAATTAATGAATGAACCCATTAATATTGTTGAAGCAAAACACAATATTCAGTCTTTAGAAACGTTAAATAAATCAGAAATCAGTGGAGAAATAAGATTTGAAAATGTTTGGTTTGGTTACAAAAAAGATGAGTTTGTTCTCAAGAATTTAGACTTTATCATTCCCCCAGGAGAAAAAATAGCATTAGTAGGGCCAACCGGGGCAGGAAAAAGTTCAATTATTCGTTTATTATGTCGTCTTTATGAACCCAGTAAAGGTAGAATTTTAATTGATGGAATTGATATTCGAGATATTCCTAAAGTGGAATTAAGGCAATATATTGGTATGATTTTTCAAGATAGTTTTCTCTTTGCTGGCGATGTCAAACGAAATATTACATTAGGAGAAGATTATTCTTTTGAACAAATTAAAGAAGCTGCAAGATTAACAAATGTGGATAAATTGATCGAAGATCTACCCCAAGGGTATAATAGTCAATTAAGAGAGAGAGGCACAAATTTATCAGGAGGACAAAAGCAATTATTAGCCTTTGCTAGAGTAGCCATTCGTCAACCCCGTGTGTTAATTTTAGATGAGGCAACCGCTAGTCTAGATGTGGGAACGGAAGCTTTAATTCAAGAAGCTTTAGATAATTTATTAGTAAATAAAACCGCTATTATTATTGCTCATCGCCTCTCAACAGTTCGCAATGTTGATCATATTTTAGTTTTAAAACAGGGGGAAATAGTAGAGTCAGGAACTCACGACGAATTAGTTAATCAAAATGGCTTGTATAAAGGATTATATCAATTACAAATGATGGGAATTAGTGAGTTATAA
- a CDS encoding GDSL-type esterase/lipase family protein — MITQNKILLSLSLAFNLIFICLTIIFIVRKGGFSYISKKLEFLMSFNQSAELLFNRNNRRNSYQTSYYTAKNKIFKQLPNSDQEIILVGDSLTDQGEWSEILQNYNVINRGISGDTTDGILNRIDEIIDAKPRKLFIMIGTNDIWNEQKTVDEVILNYQEILDIIKTKSPQTSVYIQSILPVNNINYSLSIDSNDLSPINDKLKKLAQEFNYQYIDLYSNFIDTSNQLNSNYTYDGVHLNGKGYLLWGNLIKKYVEK, encoded by the coding sequence ATGATAACCCAAAATAAAATTCTATTATCTTTATCTTTGGCATTTAATTTAATTTTTATTTGTTTAACTATTATATTTATTGTGAGAAAAGGAGGATTTTCTTATATTTCTAAAAAATTAGAATTTTTAATGTCTTTTAATCAATCAGCAGAATTATTGTTTAACAGAAACAATCGTCGTAATAGTTATCAGACTAGCTATTATACGGCAAAAAATAAAATTTTTAAACAACTTCCTAACTCTGATCAAGAAATCATTTTAGTGGGAGATAGTTTAACAGATCAAGGAGAATGGTCGGAAATTTTACAAAATTATAACGTAATTAATCGAGGAATTAGCGGGGATACAACTGATGGAATTCTCAATAGAATTGATGAAATAATAGATGCTAAACCCAGAAAACTTTTTATTATGATTGGAACGAATGATATATGGAATGAACAGAAAACAGTTGATGAAGTTATTCTCAATTACCAGGAAATTCTTGATATTATTAAAACAAAATCTCCTCAAACGAGTGTGTATATTCAAAGTATTTTACCTGTCAATAATATTAATTATTCTCTCTCAATTGATAGTAATGATTTGAGTCCAATTAATGATAAACTAAAAAAACTAGCTCAAGAATTTAACTATCAATATATAGACTTATATTCCAACTTTATTGATACTTCAAATCAACTCAATTCTAATTATACTTATGATGGAGTTCACTTAAATGGCAAGGGTTATTTA